The proteins below come from a single Ictalurus punctatus breed USDA103 chromosome 24, Coco_2.0, whole genome shotgun sequence genomic window:
- the kank2 gene encoding KN motif and ankyrin repeat domain-containing protein 2, with protein sequence MAQVLHMDTSFPGKINSTVPTSLHPKDTEAPYSVETPYGYHLDLDFLKYVNDIEKGNTIKRVPVQRRPRYGSLPRGYGYTGSWWTSTESLCSNASMDSRHSSYSYCAPGYHTSQRPNFNMARVEKTLLDARRKLEEEKDTRFSNLGSMHSSVAGSNTSLSSAHSFNRAQGGGSSYTPASSGLSTPVSPTPAHLQHVREQMAMALRKIRDLEEQVKTIPVLQVKISVLQEEKRQLSVQLKSQKFLGHTLGFSRGRPRGELYIDIPEEGVEAATSKLEGGLSPTTPDGSRQDSGCEIEDTVIVGTLRPGTRKEVRTIGVGSDNKEKDTCQVGVGVREEDLGLLPETEVLKSKVDQLEVQLSKTMQELQSAQMKVDAVQKERQGGALQADHAVRATSLGWQDQHDLGSAGLHTLVSFTHQGQQKQQRTVGIQVYTLEQPMVMLRTQQCSTSTRPLSASMLEGTPQRGYAEPLSAEESIAVSSKQVREVLRTELSTSVPVTSPSSAMETNYSQAAPLCQRLRDGEQKQQLATEVMPSHESAPQTASPHSSLRSIMKHKADKEPRSASTQKNLQFIGVNGGYESTSSESSSETSDDESDASEYHEATEKLPESPAHHPQAPSVSTSAVSIPVIPKSSETANVHHSNTPLLLSEGSGHSITHSPASDTATCQHVTKSPASDSDQWHSAIQSSTTATAPQETLILSAESDSNQQYTTQNTAICTEHSSNQSPTICIALEQVVNQPQATSSDSQQNSNQPGVTTQQPTALSHTTGPSHPDDSQSQTTDLTPYQQTVQLKASDASDQQDTGKTPVSSPTEKTCSNKAPTQESSFRGEMSDSFMTALHTLQKALGEPNAFSQQGARTAYTTVLQEWLRVSCHKSADTAVVRAYMDAFASVSPQLLEFVINMADGNGNTALHYTVSHSNFPVVKLLLDTGLCNADKQNKAGYTAIMLTALAAFHSESDLQTVLQLLRTGDVNAKASQAGQTALMLAVSHGRGDMVRALLCCGAQVNLQDDDGSTALMCACEHGHVDIVRQLLSVPGCDATLTDNDGSTALSIALEASQNDIAVLLYAHLNFAKPPSPVSPKSQIVGSPPSSSEILK encoded by the exons ATGGCTCAAGTGCTACATATGGACACCAGCTTCCCAG GGAAGATTAACTCTACAGTCCCCACTTCCCTGCACCCAAAAGATACAGAGGCTCCTTACTCAGTAGAGACCCCCTATGGTTACCATCTGGATCTGGACTTCCTCAAATATGTTAATGACATTGAAAAGGGTAATACTATAAAGAGGGTGCCTGTTCAGAGACGTCCACGCTATGGTTCTCTGCCCCGTGGTTATGGTTACACTGGTTCATGGTGGACCTCCACTGAATCGTTGTGCTCCAATGCCAGCATGGACAGCCGCCACTCATCCTACTCATACTGTGCACCGGGCTATCACACCTCTCAGCGTCCCAACTTCAACATGGCTCGTGTGGAGAAGACTCTGCTAGATGCACGGCGAAAGTTGGAGGAAGAGAAGGACACTCGCTTTTCCAACTTAGGCAGCATGCACAGCAGTGTTGCTGGCTCTAACACCTCTCTGTCCAGTGCCCACAGTTTCAATCGTGCTCAGGGAGGGGGAAGTTCATACACACCTGCCAGCTCAGGCCTGTCAACACCTGTATCACCCACCCCAGCCCACCTACAGCATGTACGTGAGCAGATGGCCATGGCCCTTAGGAAGATCCGGGATCTGGAAGAGCAAGTGAAGACCATTCCCGTGTTGCAGGTGAAGATCTCCGTGCTGCAGGAGGAAAAGCGACAGCTTAGTGTGCAACTAAAAAGTCAGAAGTTCTTGGGCCACACACTTGGGTTCAGCCGTGGGCGGCCACGTGGAGAGCTCTACATTGACATTCCAGAGGAGGGAGTGGAAGCTGCCACCAGTAAGCTGGAGGGGGGACTCTCCCCCACAACCCCCGATGGCTCACGTCAGGACTCAGGCTGTGAGATAGAAGATACTGTGATTGTGGGCACTCTTCGGCCAGGAACCAGGAAGGAGGTTCGAACCATTGGTGTGGGTTCAGACAATAAGGAGAAAGATACTTGCCAGGTGGGTGTAGGTGTGAGGGAGGAAGACTTGGGCTTATTGCCAGAGACAGAAGTTCTGAAGTCCAAGGTGGACCAGTTGGAAGTGCAGCTGAGCAAGACTATGCAAGAGTTACAGAGTGCCCAGATGAAGGTGGACGCAGTGCAGAAGGAGAGGCAGGGTGGAGCCCTGCAGGCTGATCATGCTGTGAGGGCCACCAGCCTGGGCTGGCAGGATCAGCATGACCTGGGAAGTGCTGGCCTCCACACACTGGTCAGCTTTACCCACCAAGGCCAGCAGAAGCAGCAGAGGACAGTGGGGATCCAGGTGTATACACTGGAGCAGCCTATGGTGATGCTCAGGACTCAACAATGCAGCACCTCCACCAGACCTCTATCTGCATCCATGCTGGAGGGGACTCCTCAGAGAGGATATGCAGAGCCTCTGAGTGCAGAAG AATCAATTGCAGTAAGCTCCAAACAGGTACGAGAGGTCCTAAGAACTGAATTGTCCACATCAGTGCCAGTGACCAGCCCGTCCAGTGCTATGGAGACAAACTACAGTCAAGCGGCTCCCCTATGTCAGAGGCTAAGGGATGGAGAACAGAAACAGCAGCTGGCCACAGAAGTTATGCCCTCACATGAAAGTGCACCCCAAACAG cctCTCCTCATTCCAGCTTGAGATCAATCATGAAGCATAAGGCAGACAAAGAACCACGCTCTGCTTCAACCCAGAAGAATCTGCAGTTCATAGGAGTGAATGGAGG GTATGAGTCCACCTCATCAGAGAGCAGTTCTGAGACTTCAGATGATGAGAGTGATGCAAGTGAATATCATGAAGCCACAGAGAAACTACCGGAATCTCCAGCTCATCACCCTCAGGCACCCTCTGTTAGCACCTCTGCCGTTTCTATACCTGTAAttcccaaatcttcagagacaGCAAATGTCCACCACAGCAACACCCCACTTTTACTTAGTGAGGGCTCAGGTCATAGTATCACTCATTCACCAGCCTCTGACACAGCCACATGTCAGCATGTTACAAAATCACCAGCTTCAGATTCAGACCAATGGCACTCTGCAATCCAGTCATCTACCACTGCCACGGCTCCTCAGGAGACTCTTATCCTGTCAGCAGAATCAGATTCCAATCAGCAATATACCACCCAAAACACTGCCATTTGCACTGAACACAGTTCCAATCAATCACCAACAATCTGCATTGCGTTGGAACAAGTTGTTAACCAGCCCCAAGCCACTAGCTCAGATAGCCAGCAAAATTCTAACCAGCCAGGTGTAACTACTCAACAGCCCACTGCTCTGTCACATACCACTGGTCCTTCTCATCCAGATGATAGCCAATCACAAACCACTGACCTTACTCCATACCAGCAAACTGTGCAGTTGAAAGCTTCAGATGCTTCTGACCAACAGGATACAGGCAAAACTCCGGTCAGCAGTCCAACTGAAAAAACCTGCTCAAACAAAGCACCTACACAAGAAAGCAG TTTCAGAGGGGAAATGAGTGACAGCTTCATGACAGCTCTTCATACCTTGCAGAAAGCGCTTGGTGAACCAAATGCTTTTAGCCAACAGGGGGCG AGAACAGCCTACACCACAGTGTTACAGGAGTGGCTGCGCGTCTCATGTCATAAATCTGCGGACACAGCAGTGGTCCGAGCCTACATGGACGCCTTTGCCTCTGTCTCACCTCAGCTGCTGGAGTTTGTGATCAATATGGCTGATGGGAATGGAAACacagcactacactacactgtctCACACTCCAACTTCCCAGTGGTTAAACTGTTGCTGGACACAG GTCTATGTAATGCAGATAAGCAGAACAAAGCTGGCTACACAGCTATCATGCTGACTGCTCTGGCTGCGTTCCACTCCGAAAGTGACCTTCAGACAGTTCTGCAGCTGCTGCGTACTGGAGATGTCAATGCCAAGGCTAGCCAG GCTGGACAAACAGCTCTGATGCTGGCAGTGAGTCATGGCCGAGGAGACATGGTCAGAGCGCTACTGTGCTGTGGTGCGCAGGTCAATCTGCAGGACGACGACGGCTCCACAGCCCTCATGTGTGCCTGCGAGCACGGTCACGTCGACATTGTGCGCCAGCTGCTCTCTGTACCAGGCTGTGATGCCACGCTTACTGATAAT GATGGCAGCACTGCTCTCTCCATAGCGCTAGAGGCCAGTCAGAATGACATTG